One segment of Sinorhizobium sp. BG8 DNA contains the following:
- a CDS encoding phage portal protein: protein MNVLDKVISVFSPEAGLKRAASRQMLDHFRERDYASAQTGRRNKAWRARATSANVEVGGALGTLRNRARDFVRNRWMGQRILDVLTSHVVGTGITVVPNTGSDRADKAFSSAWEEWQEVSDAEGVMGFGAMQALTVRSMVEGGDSVVRMIDLEMGEADGSVPMRLLGLEGDQIDTSRDRYFADQTVRLGVQLGKWGRRKGLWLLPEHPGDMSLASVAASSLVAWEDLCHLYRPLRFGQVRGISWFAPLLVTASEIQDLMEAAIVQARTQASFAGFIKRQPGGMNVLAATKDEKGKPVTRIEPGMIADIGEADITFSNPSSQSAFAETYIAGMQAMAAGAGLTYDQMTGDLRQANYSSLRAGKIEFRRLVEQIQYHIVGPRLCMPVARRFADRAVMAGKLAYRRAGYPCDLIMPANEPIDPKKDLEADILAVRAGRMSPQEFISAWGSDWRKVVADFKTFFATIDGSGVALDIDPRRPAGGRTERPEPAPET from the coding sequence ATGAACGTTCTCGATAAGGTTATCTCAGTGTTCAGCCCGGAAGCTGGTCTGAAGCGCGCCGCCTCGCGGCAGATGCTTGATCACTTTCGCGAGCGTGACTACGCGTCCGCGCAGACCGGTCGTCGCAACAAGGCGTGGCGCGCTCGCGCCACCTCGGCCAATGTCGAGGTCGGGGGCGCGCTCGGCACGCTGCGGAACCGCGCCCGTGACTTCGTGCGCAATCGCTGGATGGGGCAGCGGATTCTCGACGTTCTGACCTCGCATGTGGTCGGAACCGGGATCACTGTCGTGCCGAATACCGGCTCCGATCGGGCGGACAAAGCGTTCAGCAGCGCGTGGGAGGAATGGCAGGAAGTCTCAGACGCCGAGGGCGTGATGGGCTTTGGTGCCATGCAGGCGCTTACGGTTCGTTCCATGGTGGAGGGCGGCGACAGTGTCGTGCGGATGATCGACCTCGAAATGGGGGAGGCGGACGGATCGGTACCAATGCGGCTCCTCGGCCTCGAAGGGGATCAGATCGATACGAGCCGCGACCGATATTTCGCAGACCAGACCGTCCGTCTCGGCGTGCAGCTCGGCAAGTGGGGGCGCCGCAAGGGGCTCTGGCTTCTGCCGGAGCATCCCGGCGATATGTCCCTTGCCAGTGTTGCGGCATCCTCGCTCGTCGCCTGGGAAGATCTCTGCCACCTCTATCGTCCGCTGCGCTTTGGCCAGGTGCGGGGGATATCGTGGTTCGCGCCGCTTCTGGTCACCGCGAGCGAGATTCAGGATCTCATGGAGGCCGCAATCGTCCAGGCCCGGACACAGGCGAGCTTTGCCGGCTTCATCAAGAGGCAGCCGGGCGGGATGAATGTTCTGGCGGCGACCAAGGACGAAAAAGGAAAACCGGTCACGCGCATCGAGCCCGGCATGATTGCCGATATCGGCGAGGCGGATATCACGTTTTCCAATCCATCTTCGCAATCGGCCTTCGCCGAGACCTACATCGCCGGCATGCAGGCGATGGCCGCTGGCGCCGGACTTACCTATGACCAGATGACCGGAGATCTCCGGCAGGCAAACTATTCCAGCCTTCGGGCAGGCAAGATCGAGTTTCGCCGGCTCGTCGAGCAGATCCAGTATCACATCGTCGGCCCGCGCCTTTGCATGCCGGTGGCGCGCCGGTTTGCCGATCGCGCGGTCATGGCCGGCAAACTGGCATATCGCCGGGCTGGCTATCCTTGCGATTTGATCATGCCGGCCAACGAGCCGATCGATCCGAAGAAGGATCTGGAGGCCGACATTCTCGCGGTTCGCGCAGGGCGAATGTCGCCACAGGAATTCATATCCGCCTGGGGGAGCGACTGGCGCAAGGTCGTCGCCGACTTCAAGACGTTCTTCGCGACGATCGACGGTTCCGGCGTGGCGCTGGATATCGATCCCCGCCGCCCGGCCGGCGGACGAACCGAACGGCCCGAACCGGCTCCCGAAACCTGA
- a CDS encoding HK97 family phage prohead protease, producing the protein MSKVIQFPKMLRDAEVRAQSFDEATNTIDVVWTTGATVRRVSWADGEFDEELVVDGSNVRLDRLNSGAPFLDTHSKWSLGDVLGSVVRGSARIEGGKGLAKILLSNAADVVDRVAKIKEGVVSNISVGYRIHVVEKTERIGQTPLHRVVDWEPWEISAVPIPADAGAHVRSGEGVSETFACRVMSGPATQIELQRIRMRMAAAQNELVRSR; encoded by the coding sequence ATGAGCAAGGTTATCCAGTTCCCGAAGATGCTTCGGGACGCCGAAGTGCGCGCGCAGTCTTTTGATGAGGCCACCAACACGATCGACGTCGTCTGGACAACGGGTGCCACGGTACGCCGCGTGTCATGGGCCGACGGCGAATTCGACGAGGAACTGGTGGTCGACGGTTCGAATGTACGGCTTGACCGTCTGAACTCCGGCGCGCCCTTCCTCGATACGCATTCGAAATGGAGTCTCGGTGACGTACTTGGTTCCGTCGTGCGCGGCTCGGCCCGGATCGAGGGCGGCAAGGGGCTGGCAAAGATCCTGTTGTCGAACGCCGCTGATGTTGTCGATCGCGTCGCCAAGATCAAGGAAGGCGTCGTTTCCAACATTTCGGTCGGCTACCGCATCCATGTGGTCGAGAAGACGGAACGGATCGGCCAGACGCCGTTGCACCGCGTGGTCGACTGGGAGCCTTGGGAGATCTCCGCGGTGCCTATCCCGGCGGATGCCGGTGCACATGTGCGCAGCGGCGAGGGCGTCTCCGAGACGTTCGCCTGCCGCGTCATGTCAGGTCCGGCAACGCAGATTGAACTCCAGCGCATCCGCATGCGCATGGCTGCAGCTCAAAACGAATTGGTGCGTTCGCGGTAA
- a CDS encoding DUF2190 family protein, which yields MKNFTQPGDVLDVPAPSGGVVSGKPVIIGSLIGIAALTAAEGVTFPLQRTGVHTLAKTSAQAWTVGAKIYWTGTEATTTSSGNTLIGIAAEAAANPSSTGKVLLGPTTV from the coding sequence ATGAAAAATTTCACTCAGCCCGGCGACGTTCTCGACGTCCCCGCACCGAGCGGCGGCGTCGTCTCCGGAAAGCCTGTCATCATCGGCTCGCTCATCGGCATTGCCGCGTTGACGGCCGCCGAAGGCGTTACGTTCCCTCTCCAGCGCACGGGCGTTCACACGCTTGCCAAGACGTCCGCGCAGGCCTGGACCGTCGGCGCCAAGATCTACTGGACCGGAACGGAGGCGACCACTACCTCTTCCGGCAATACGCTGATCGGCATCGCCGCCGAGGCGGCCGCCAACCCCAGCTCCACCGGCAAGGTGCTGCTCGGACCGACGACCGTCTAA
- a CDS encoding phage tail sheath subtilisin-like domain-containing protein, with product MTIPSNLTAPILAFDVTSGGQFENESRVILLGHATATGSLAAGEISTCNNEMDARLLCGAGSMLESMYLAARRNAPSQEIWVGHVAASGTPEVRTITISAVPAAGGQGTILIAGRSIAIDIAAGATATAVATALTAAINGYYDRLTKRSLPFTATSAAGVITLTARHAGAYASGIDISIPVVDGVNAFTGNVAMATTTAGAGVPSIANALATMGDDPFETMISAFGDSANLALASSFLNNIAGRWSYAQQLYGHFFYPKTGTSSDLTTAGLAKDDWHLTLVPRFSAGGNAEPDYEFVSAVVGRVAAWFGGGANGDVSRNQTGLVVDGITAPRDRAYWPDYATRDAFLKNGVSTWKVDRTGSVMIDKLITQQQTTDGAPDTTFRDIQRPYQLMYALKKFRADLAAEHSNKGLADDNPDNLEALTTPKDIKATLIHSYIEMSGVLENVSAATQALVVTRDSDNANRVNIHLELDFVNAMDIFAGLAVANSQLSATAA from the coding sequence ATGACGATACCGTCAAACCTGACCGCGCCAATCCTAGCCTTCGACGTGACCAGCGGCGGTCAGTTCGAAAATGAAAGCCGCGTAATTCTGCTCGGCCACGCAACGGCGACGGGTTCGCTTGCCGCCGGTGAGATCTCGACCTGCAACAACGAGATGGACGCGCGTCTCCTTTGCGGCGCCGGCTCGATGCTTGAATCAATGTATCTTGCTGCACGCCGCAATGCGCCGTCGCAGGAAATCTGGGTCGGACATGTGGCGGCATCCGGCACGCCGGAGGTGCGGACCATTACCATCAGCGCGGTCCCAGCCGCCGGCGGACAGGGTACCATACTGATCGCGGGGCGCTCGATCGCCATCGACATTGCGGCCGGAGCGACCGCAACGGCCGTGGCGACCGCGCTGACGGCTGCGATCAACGGCTATTATGACCGGCTGACCAAGCGCTCGCTTCCCTTTACGGCCACTTCGGCGGCGGGCGTCATCACGCTCACGGCGCGCCATGCTGGCGCCTATGCCAGCGGCATCGACATCTCCATTCCTGTCGTCGACGGCGTGAATGCCTTTACCGGCAATGTCGCAATGGCGACGACCACGGCAGGAGCCGGCGTGCCCTCGATCGCCAACGCGCTTGCCACCATGGGTGATGATCCTTTCGAGACGATGATCTCGGCATTCGGTGACAGCGCCAACCTGGCGCTTGCGTCGAGCTTCCTCAACAACATCGCCGGGCGCTGGTCCTATGCGCAGCAGCTCTATGGCCATTTCTTCTATCCGAAGACCGGCACGAGTTCGGACCTGACGACGGCGGGGCTTGCGAAAGACGACTGGCATCTGACGCTCGTTCCCCGATTTTCCGCCGGTGGCAATGCCGAGCCCGACTATGAGTTTGTCTCCGCCGTCGTCGGCCGTGTCGCCGCCTGGTTCGGAGGCGGGGCAAATGGCGACGTCTCGCGCAACCAGACCGGCCTTGTCGTTGATGGCATCACGGCGCCCCGTGACCGCGCCTACTGGCCCGACTATGCCACGCGCGATGCCTTCCTCAAGAACGGAGTTTCCACATGGAAGGTCGATCGGACGGGTAGCGTGATGATCGACAAGCTTATCACCCAGCAGCAGACAACCGACGGCGCGCCCGATACCACCTTCCGCGACATCCAGCGGCCCTATCAGCTGATGTATGCGCTTAAGAAGTTTCGCGCGGATCTCGCCGCCGAACACTCGAACAAGGGGCTTGCCGACGACAACCCGGACAATCTGGAGGCGCTCACCACGCCGAAGGACATCAAGGCGACGCTCATCCACTCCTATATCGAAATGAGCGGGGTGCTGGAGAACGTTTCGGCAGCGACGCAGGCGCTCGTCGTGACCCGCGACAGCGATAATGCGAACCGCGTCAACATCCACCTCGAACTCGACTTCGTCAACGCGATGGACATCTTCGCGGGCCTCGCCGTCGCCAACAGCCAGCTTAGCGCAACTGCCGCCTAA
- a CDS encoding phage tail tube protein, with translation MGKKDFGGIVRMKLSNGEQISLRGTLNMNTAGVSSESITNQDGSVDRVMTPRARTAEFSFADRGLDLDALMKADRFNVTFIEDTTGVTHFFTSAVVVGDPQKNRLNGEVTGVSIAAEGYRKTED, from the coding sequence ATGGGTAAGAAGGATTTCGGCGGCATCGTCCGCATGAAGCTCTCCAACGGCGAGCAGATCTCGCTTCGCGGCACGCTCAACATGAACACGGCCGGCGTCTCCAGCGAGTCTATCACCAACCAGGATGGGTCGGTCGATCGAGTAATGACGCCGCGGGCACGAACGGCGGAGTTCAGCTTTGCCGACCGCGGGCTTGACCTCGATGCTTTGATGAAAGCCGATCGCTTCAACGTGACTTTCATCGAGGACACGACGGGCGTGACGCATTTCTTCACGAGTGCCGTTGTCGTTGGCGATCCGCAGAAGAACCGGCTCAATGGCGAGGTAACAGGTGTTTCGATCGCCGCGGAAGGTTACCGCAAGACGGAGGACTAA
- a CDS encoding phage tail tape measure protein, producing MTREVEARLKISAVDRTGRVFQSLAGRMQQVNRQASALNRQQSMVGRSATSMMAAVGRIAAPAALTAFATSAVKEFAAVERQMTRIGITAGSSSAETEAAFSRMQQVSKDMALPVDSAIEALDTLVSSGLSLKEAMDFLPSVLATAQASGSATQDIANTAIKASSALKIEAGQMQRAFDVMVTGGKAGQFELKDMAAYIPELANSFASLGYTGEDGLKQLIAILQTLREDTGDASAAATQAQNIFGKMFSSDTAKKFSSFGINLRKELEAARKNGEDAVSAFVRLSKEAIDGDLSKLPLLFTDQEFRLGMQSLITSADSYKRFVDAVNSSEVDGTVMRDVKRVTDDAQASIDRAWSSWERLKNSIGGKIAPAATSAMDFVSNETDYQAAVDRALDARGMGFLDKEWWKFQNTNGRGGARGNETEESDRMAMEGGFNRPSIRSKYEQGPRLPAGWKAQKEFPGGGTGALPLPVSRPTALPSMPERLEGVPAGLRPSPTVAAMGQVSGSFFRVPSRDELKDALKIDASGLKDTSDEAAQKVAEGGRAAGQAIEESAAFFKVAGVDVGAALMSAAEKMLQAANKLNSAQVAVANAAINGRSNVNADTGRSMPAVAASANGAGGR from the coding sequence ATGACGCGTGAAGTCGAAGCCAGGCTGAAGATCTCCGCCGTCGATCGGACGGGCCGGGTGTTCCAGTCGCTTGCCGGCCGGATGCAGCAGGTGAACCGGCAGGCGTCTGCGCTCAACCGTCAGCAGTCAATGGTCGGCCGTAGCGCCACGTCGATGATGGCGGCAGTCGGCCGGATTGCGGCACCTGCTGCACTCACGGCTTTCGCGACATCCGCGGTCAAGGAGTTCGCTGCGGTCGAGCGGCAGATGACGCGCATCGGGATCACGGCGGGCTCGAGCTCGGCGGAAACCGAAGCCGCATTTTCCCGCATGCAGCAAGTCTCGAAGGACATGGCGTTGCCGGTCGACAGCGCGATCGAGGCGCTCGATACGCTCGTTTCGTCCGGTCTTTCGTTGAAGGAGGCTATGGATTTCCTGCCGTCAGTTCTGGCGACCGCGCAAGCGTCCGGCTCCGCGACGCAGGACATCGCCAATACCGCGATCAAGGCGTCTTCGGCGTTGAAGATCGAGGCCGGACAGATGCAGCGCGCCTTCGATGTCATGGTGACAGGCGGCAAGGCAGGTCAGTTCGAACTGAAGGACATGGCCGCCTATATTCCCGAGCTGGCGAACTCCTTTGCCTCCCTCGGCTATACCGGGGAAGACGGTCTCAAGCAGCTGATCGCCATACTCCAAACGCTGCGCGAGGACACGGGCGATGCGAGTGCTGCGGCGACGCAGGCGCAAAACATCTTCGGCAAAATGTTCTCCTCGGACACGGCCAAGAAATTCTCCAGCTTCGGAATCAATCTCCGCAAGGAACTGGAGGCGGCCCGCAAGAACGGCGAGGATGCGGTCTCCGCTTTCGTTCGTCTGTCCAAGGAGGCCATCGACGGCGACCTGTCGAAGCTGCCGCTGCTCTTCACCGATCAGGAATTCCGCCTCGGCATGCAGTCGCTGATTACCAGCGCAGATTCCTACAAGCGATTTGTTGATGCGGTGAACTCCTCCGAAGTCGACGGAACCGTCATGCGGGACGTCAAGCGCGTCACGGACGATGCGCAGGCAAGCATCGATCGGGCCTGGTCGAGCTGGGAAAGGTTGAAGAACAGTATTGGCGGCAAGATCGCTCCGGCGGCGACGTCTGCAATGGATTTCGTTTCCAACGAGACGGACTATCAGGCAGCCGTCGATCGAGCCCTGGACGCGCGCGGTATGGGCTTCCTCGACAAGGAATGGTGGAAGTTCCAGAACACCAACGGCCGAGGCGGCGCCCGCGGGAATGAAACCGAGGAATCAGACCGCATGGCCATGGAGGGCGGCTTCAACCGCCCGTCGATCCGCTCGAAGTATGAGCAGGGGCCGCGTCTGCCTGCTGGCTGGAAAGCACAAAAGGAGTTTCCGGGCGGTGGCACGGGTGCTCTCCCGCTTCCCGTTTCCCGTCCCACTGCGCTCCCGTCCATGCCGGAGCGATTGGAAGGCGTTCCTGCAGGGCTCCGTCCGTCTCCGACTGTCGCGGCGATGGGGCAGGTTTCGGGGAGTTTCTTCCGCGTTCCGTCACGCGACGAACTCAAGGATGCGTTGAAGATCGACGCTAGCGGCCTGAAGGACACCAGCGACGAGGCGGCACAGAAAGTTGCCGAAGGAGGGCGAGCTGCCGGGCAGGCGATCGAGGAAAGTGCGGCCTTCTTCAAGGTCGCAGGTGTCGACGTCGGCGCGGCCCTCATGTCCGCCGCAGAGAAAATGCTCCAGGCGGCAAACAAGCTCAACAGCGCGCAGGTCGCTGTCGCCAACGCAGCCATCAACGGCAGGTCGAATGTGAACGCTGACACCGGCCGCAGCATGCCGGCGGTGGCGGCGTCGGCGAACGGTGCGGGTGGGCGCTAG
- a CDS encoding DNA circularization N-terminal domain-containing protein, with translation MRDWTKTLLSASFRGVSFYVERDDLAGGRRAAIHEYAGGETSIIEDQGRRTRTFDVAAYVTGDTADGRAHRLTAALDAAGPGMLVLPIDGGQMVHILEWRRMRERDRNGYLAFDIRAAVPFAGTASGLTIGDVGAAFSSGLAAARSAFGGLF, from the coding sequence ATGCGGGACTGGACAAAAACGCTTCTCTCCGCCTCGTTCCGGGGGGTGAGCTTTTACGTCGAGCGGGACGATCTGGCGGGCGGGAGGCGGGCGGCAATCCACGAATACGCCGGCGGCGAGACATCGATCATCGAAGATCAGGGGAGACGGACGCGGACATTCGACGTTGCGGCCTATGTCACCGGTGACACTGCCGACGGGCGCGCGCACCGTCTGACGGCGGCGCTCGACGCGGCTGGACCCGGCATGCTGGTATTGCCGATCGACGGCGGCCAGATGGTTCATATCCTCGAATGGCGCCGCATGCGCGAGCGCGACCGCAATGGATATCTCGCTTTCGATATCAGGGCGGCGGTTCCATTCGCCGGGACGGCGTCCGGTCTGACAATTGGGGATGTCGGAGCGGCATTCTCGTCGGGACTTGCTGCGGCAAGGTCCGCATTCGGAGGGTTATTCTGA
- a CDS encoding phage baseplate assembly protein, whose translation MMNGARFEFDGTIEEKKGQQFVNGRGRYGQGFTRLHRPEPHGFASQPISGAKGLLVFPNGQSDEGYVLGGEHPEKRPTGLPSGATALYDANGNIIRLLMSEVVMDFASRTITMIGGEWQITGNVTITGNLEVNGNIHASGTIIDELGNTNHHVH comes from the coding sequence ATGATGAACGGCGCGCGCTTTGAGTTCGACGGAACGATCGAGGAGAAGAAGGGGCAGCAGTTCGTCAACGGTCGCGGACGCTATGGACAGGGTTTCACGAGGCTACACCGCCCCGAGCCGCACGGCTTCGCGTCGCAGCCGATAAGCGGCGCCAAAGGATTGTTGGTCTTTCCGAACGGGCAGAGCGACGAGGGCTATGTGCTCGGCGGTGAGCATCCGGAGAAGCGCCCGACCGGTTTGCCATCGGGCGCAACGGCGCTCTACGACGCCAACGGCAACATCATTCGCCTGCTGATGTCGGAGGTCGTGATGGACTTCGCGAGCCGCACCATCACCATGATCGGAGGCGAGTGGCAGATCACCGGAAATGTCACCATTACCGGCAATCTGGAAGTCAACGGCAACATCCATGCCAGCGGTACGATCATCGACGAGCTGGGCAACACAAACCACCACGTTCACTAA
- a CDS encoding phage GP46 family protein, translated as MLRIIPLDDGEEPYRAPDLGWDGFSGDLILNSLTHSTSPGDFRAEQGLATQVLICLMTDRRVEAYELRDGDVNKGWVGDSFDLGPGETAIGSKLWLLRRSALYEGIETLAETYALEALQPLIDQGAAVRATVTATADRRANRLDLAIALYGRDGTQSFNKTFEILWRQIDGVDRPLAR; from the coding sequence ATGCTCCGGATCATTCCGCTTGATGACGGCGAGGAACCTTATCGCGCGCCCGATCTCGGTTGGGACGGCTTTAGCGGCGACCTCATTCTGAACAGTCTGACACATTCGACTTCACCCGGCGACTTCCGCGCGGAGCAAGGGTTGGCGACGCAGGTACTGATCTGCCTCATGACTGATCGCCGTGTCGAGGCTTATGAACTCAGGGACGGCGACGTCAACAAGGGCTGGGTGGGCGACAGCTTCGATCTCGGACCCGGAGAAACGGCGATCGGTTCGAAGCTCTGGCTGCTTCGCCGCTCGGCGCTCTACGAGGGGATCGAGACGCTTGCCGAAACCTATGCTCTGGAAGCGCTGCAGCCTCTGATCGACCAGGGCGCAGCGGTGCGGGCGACAGTGACGGCCACCGCTGACCGGAGAGCGAACCGGCTCGATCTCGCCATCGCGCTCTACGGCCGCGACGGTACGCAGAGCTTCAACAAGACATTCGAAATCCTCTGGAGGCAGATCGATGGCGTGGACCGTCCGCTCGCTCGCTGA
- a CDS encoding baseplate J/gp47 family protein yields the protein MAWTVRSLADISVRVRGAFREYLPGTDSALATNFVTVTGKVLAALSHEFELRMAYLARQIFLSTADSQFLVRHAADVGIFRKPAAAASGSIGGTGEANVIYPAGIRFVSGEVTYLSASPASASPSGAITFAVVSEVVGAHSNRDGGGSLALADPILWPALSSEWIISDDGLGGGADIETDEALRARALVRKRNPPGAGTLSDYEQIALAVPGVAKAWAYRDPAGPGFVAVLFLFNGRPNLIPTDSDVEVVQAAIDAKRLIRVDDSVAAAPVAKSVDLTISGLVTDTTAVREAISSAVATVLLEKGKPGVTGDVFMFSRSWIDEAISAVIDEDRHLLVEPAGDVMLTGGEYAVLGEITYVS from the coding sequence ATGGCGTGGACCGTCCGCTCGCTCGCTGACATTTCCGTACGCGTTCGCGGTGCGTTTCGCGAATACCTGCCGGGTACCGATTCAGCACTCGCTACCAATTTCGTGACGGTGACGGGCAAGGTACTGGCCGCCCTTAGTCATGAATTCGAGTTGCGCATGGCCTATCTCGCGCGGCAGATCTTCCTGTCGACGGCGGATTCGCAGTTCCTCGTCCGTCATGCTGCGGACGTCGGCATCTTCCGCAAGCCGGCCGCTGCGGCCTCGGGGTCGATCGGAGGCACGGGCGAGGCCAACGTCATCTACCCCGCCGGTATCCGGTTCGTCTCGGGCGAGGTGACCTATCTGTCGGCAAGCCCGGCATCGGCGAGCCCCAGCGGCGCTATTACCTTCGCTGTGGTGTCCGAAGTCGTGGGAGCCCATTCGAACAGGGATGGAGGAGGATCGCTCGCGCTTGCAGATCCTATTCTCTGGCCGGCGCTCTCCTCGGAATGGATCATCTCTGACGACGGACTGGGCGGCGGAGCTGATATTGAGACCGACGAGGCGCTGCGGGCGCGGGCGCTGGTGCGCAAGCGCAATCCGCCTGGCGCTGGAACGCTCTCCGACTATGAGCAGATCGCCCTTGCCGTGCCTGGGGTCGCCAAGGCCTGGGCGTACCGTGACCCGGCGGGACCGGGCTTCGTCGCCGTGCTTTTCCTCTTCAACGGGAGGCCGAACCTCATCCCGACGGATAGCGATGTCGAGGTCGTCCAGGCGGCGATCGACGCGAAGCGGTTGATAAGGGTCGACGACAGTGTGGCTGCGGCGCCCGTAGCCAAGTCCGTCGATCTCACCATTTCCGGTCTCGTGACCGATACGACCGCGGTGCGAGAAGCGATCTCCTCGGCTGTCGCAACGGTGCTCCTCGAAAAGGGCAAGCCGGGCGTTACGGGCGACGTCTTCATGTTCTCGCGCTCATGGATTGACGAGGCGATCTCCGCGGTGATCGACGAGGATCGTCACCTGCTGGTAGAGCCTGCCGGCGATGTGATGCTGACCGGCGGCGAATACGCCGTGCTCGGAGAGATCACCTATGTCTCGTAG
- a CDS encoding putative phage tail protein — MSRSPVFHTITRGYTEGTSTAVAEPADALSAPTNDDLITAGLSLWPQGAAWGSPDGEAVPLSSNLARFTRVLLDGLVLLYARAFRVAIEASPRGAAELLDAWEDDHGLPEPCFSGDRTTTERLSALADKVRGGAVAHPTDFIRVAAAYGFEIEIEEPDIFTCGLSECASYHETGDGSEETYWIVRVKDSGFSYFEAGAGECGYDPLFSFGVAEEILCLLRKLAPAWTIPVLMPWIDYALLITDSNAPIIDEYGNPLFVSL, encoded by the coding sequence ATGTCTCGTAGCCCGGTCTTCCACACCATCACGAGGGGTTACACTGAAGGTACTTCGACGGCAGTTGCGGAGCCGGCTGACGCGCTGAGCGCACCGACGAACGACGATCTGATCACGGCAGGGTTGTCGCTTTGGCCGCAAGGGGCGGCGTGGGGATCGCCGGACGGGGAGGCGGTTCCGCTCTCGTCCAATCTGGCGCGGTTCACGCGTGTCCTCCTTGACGGTCTCGTCTTGCTCTATGCGAGGGCCTTTCGTGTCGCGATAGAGGCAAGCCCACGCGGGGCGGCGGAGCTGCTCGACGCATGGGAGGATGATCACGGGCTTCCGGAACCCTGCTTCAGTGGAGACCGCACCACCACGGAAAGGCTTTCCGCGCTGGCAGACAAGGTGAGGGGCGGGGCTGTCGCTCATCCAACCGACTTTATCCGGGTTGCTGCCGCCTATGGTTTCGAGATCGAGATCGAGGAACCGGACATCTTCACCTGCGGATTGTCCGAGTGCGCCAGCTATCATGAGACGGGGGACGGCTCGGAAGAGACCTACTGGATCGTTCGCGTGAAGGATTCAGGTTTCAGCTACTTCGAGGCCGGCGCTGGCGAGTGCGGTTACGACCCGCTCTTCTCCTTCGGTGTTGCAGAGGAAATCCTCTGCTTGCTGCGCAAGCTGGCGCCGGCATGGACGATCCCCGTGCTTATGCCGTGGATCGATTACGCGCTGCTGATCACCGACAGCAACGCCCCAATCATCGACGAATACGGCAATCCGCTGTTCGTCTCGCTCTGA